The following are encoded in a window of Synechococcales cyanobacterium CNB genomic DNA:
- a CDS encoding DNA cytosine methyltransferase: MVPESDCIPVIDIFAGPGGLGEGFSAFRSSAGSLPFQIRLSIEMDEYAHRTLLLRSFYRQFEPGCVPSAYYEYLRGEGKWKGKTCQALLDAFPAEGRRARAQAWREELRPAVVHEVDRRISAALGPRRERPPWVLVGGPPCQAYSLAGRVRMLGEDPAAFYRDKRHTLYREYLRLLAKHAPSVFIMENVKGLLSATSESGARVFERIVQDLQRPPKSSLRYRLFALSRGEGGADQLFSDFANAKQFVVECECHGIPQARHRIILLGVLESDFGNNIRLPRRLATRSKEVSCRDAIDDLPRVRSALSREADSPEIWKAFVKSAVDRPWYNYIASNGHADVAEAIANAADRVTSPRKGRGGQFVPCDVAPAFRSDWFCDKKLGGACNHESRAHRSDDLHRYLFVSAYGSVRKSSPRLEDFPTALLPNHINVKKALAAGLFNDRFRVQLADFPATTITSHISKDGHYFIHYDPTQCRSLTVREAARIQTFPDNYFFEGPRTEQFRQVGNAVPPLLAREIAGIVYEGFTRQWK; encoded by the coding sequence ATGGTGCCCGAAAGCGACTGCATTCCGGTCATCGACATCTTCGCAGGCCCGGGCGGCCTAGGAGAGGGATTCTCCGCGTTCAGGTCTTCTGCGGGATCTCTCCCGTTCCAAATCAGGCTGTCCATCGAGATGGACGAGTACGCGCACCGCACGCTTCTCCTTCGGAGCTTCTACAGGCAGTTCGAGCCCGGCTGCGTCCCCTCGGCCTACTACGAGTACCTCCGTGGTGAAGGCAAGTGGAAGGGAAAGACATGCCAGGCGCTGCTGGATGCGTTCCCAGCCGAAGGTAGGCGTGCAAGGGCTCAAGCATGGCGGGAGGAGCTTCGACCTGCCGTGGTGCATGAGGTCGACAGACGAATCAGCGCGGCGCTCGGTCCACGTCGTGAGCGCCCCCCCTGGGTGCTGGTCGGCGGACCACCCTGCCAAGCGTACTCCCTCGCCGGCCGAGTGCGCATGCTTGGCGAGGACCCCGCCGCCTTCTACCGTGACAAACGTCACACGCTCTACAGGGAGTACCTCAGGCTGCTCGCGAAGCACGCTCCATCCGTGTTCATCATGGAAAACGTGAAGGGGCTTCTATCCGCGACATCGGAGTCGGGCGCCCGGGTTTTTGAACGGATCGTGCAGGACCTCCAACGTCCGCCGAAAAGCTCGCTTCGGTACAGGCTATTTGCCCTGTCGCGCGGCGAGGGCGGTGCAGACCAGCTGTTCTCTGATTTTGCCAACGCAAAGCAGTTTGTTGTCGAATGCGAGTGCCACGGGATTCCGCAGGCGCGCCACCGGATCATTCTCTTGGGGGTTCTCGAGTCCGACTTCGGCAACAACATACGGCTTCCGCGCCGCCTCGCTACGCGATCCAAAGAAGTCTCCTGCCGGGATGCGATCGACGACCTGCCACGGGTTCGAAGCGCTCTGTCGCGAGAAGCAGACAGCCCCGAGATCTGGAAGGCATTTGTCAAATCGGCGGTTGACAGGCCTTGGTACAACTACATCGCCAGCAATGGTCATGCGGACGTTGCAGAGGCAATCGCCAATGCGGCAGACCGCGTCACGAGCCCTCGCAAGGGAAGGGGCGGGCAGTTCGTTCCGTGCGATGTCGCCCCCGCCTTCCGAAGTGATTGGTTCTGCGACAAGAAGCTCGGCGGTGCCTGCAACCATGAGAGCCGTGCGCATCGATCCGATGACCTCCACCGCTACTTGTTCGTGTCGGCGTACGGAAGCGTCCGCAAGTCTTCGCCACGCCTCGAGGACTTCCCGACGGCACTTCTGCCCAACCACATCAATGTCAAGAAGGCGCTCGCAGCCGGTTTGTTCAATGATCGTTTCCGCGTGCAGCTGGCCGACTTTCCCGCGACAACAATCACCTCACACATCTCCAAGGACGGTCACTACTTCATTCACTATGATCCGACGCAGTGTAGGAGCCTTACCGTACGCGAGGCCGCGCGCATCCAGACCTTTCCCGACAACTATTTCTTTGAAGGCCCGAGGACCGAGCAGTTCCGGCAGGTGGGCAATGCCGTGCCGCCGTTGTTGGCACGCGAGATTGCAGGGATTGTCTACGAGGGATTCACTCGACAATGGAAATGA
- the vsr gene encoding DNA mismatch endonuclease Vsr — translation MPCRRCWHARLQGLSTRDSLDNGNDAVGDSLSRADRSALMRRIRSKDTGPERIVRSCIHRLGLRFRLHDSQLPGSPDIVLPRLRTVVFVHGCFWHRHPRCRFAYMPKSHTQFWREKFRSNRLRDRRNQAALGRLGWRVLILWECETRDIVALSDRLRRDLMLRRQ, via the coding sequence ATGCCGTGCCGCCGTTGTTGGCACGCGAGATTGCAGGGATTGTCTACGAGGGATTCACTCGACAATGGAAATGACGCCGTGGGCGACTCGCTCTCAAGAGCCGATCGAAGTGCCTTGATGAGACGAATCCGGTCGAAGGATACCGGCCCGGAGAGAATCGTCCGATCGTGCATTCACAGGCTGGGGCTGAGGTTCCGGCTGCACGATTCGCAGCTTCCCGGATCTCCCGACATCGTGCTTCCCCGGCTGCGGACGGTCGTGTTCGTGCATGGGTGCTTCTGGCATCGTCATCCCAGATGTCGGTTCGCATACATGCCCAAGTCACACACGCAATTCTGGCGAGAAAAGTTTCGAAGCAACCGACTACGAGACCGTCGAAACCAGGCGGCACTCGGCCGTCTTGGCTGGCGCGTATTGATCTTGTGGGAGTGCGAGACAAGGGACATCGTCGCGTTGTCGGATCGTCTGCGACGTGATCTCATGCTGCGTCGTCAATAG